In Coriobacteriia bacterium, the DNA window ATACTGAAGTCGGATTCCCAACTGCGTTTATAGGCTTTAATATGGGGGAGGTAATAGTTGTCGATCACTTCATCCAGTATCATGGCATTTTTGAGTTGTAACTTATGGTGTGCCGGTTCATTGCCTAAGTAGACATCGGTCAGCAGTTCACGCGCTTTTTGCCTGACATCGTCTAATTTGATAATGTCGGTTGACCCTAATGTCATTGACTGTCTACCGTGTAATGGACTGGTGTAGCGCAGGATATAACTGCCTTTGCCGCTGGTGCGCACCTCAACATATAAGCCAGTGACCTGATCATCCCAGAGTAGGCAACGCTTACCTTCCTGTAACGCCTTGTCAATAATGGGTTTAGTTAAATTTATTTTCATTGAACATCTCCATAAACGATTTAAATACTACACTAATACTACATGGCAAATGTAACATATAAATACCATAGTACCAAATAAAAGTTGGGCTAGTGCCGGTGACGGTCGGGGTTGCATTGCTTAGGTAAACTAATGCCCCTATAATAAGTATCAATTAACTGAGGGATGTCATGACTGAGCGGGATGAAAAACTGGAGCTGAAGGCAGAAAGTATAACGGTTGAAGGTACTGAAACGCCTACCCATGTAACAGATGAATACGATTCACCTTGGAAGGAAGCGATTGAACATTTCTTTCCAGATTTCATGGCCTTTTACTTTCCTGATGCCTGTGCACAGATTGACTGGCCGAAAGAGTATGCGTTTCTGGATAACGAATTAAGAGCCGTGGTGCAGGATGCCGAACTGGGTAAACGCTTCGTTGATAAGCTGGTCAGGGTCACTTTATGCACAGGCGGCGAGAAGTGGGTTTACATCCATATTGAAGTACAAGGTAGTCAGCAGGCAGAATTCGCTGAACGGATATTTGTCTATAATTACCGGCTATTCGATCGTTACCACCGACCCATAGCCAGTATGGCAGTATTAGCCGATGTGCATGTGAACTGGAAACCGGATTATTTTAGTTACAATGTCTTGGGGTGTGAAACATCGATCCACTTTCCGATTGCCAAGTTGACTGATTACCACGACCAGTTGGAGGCATTACAGGTGTCAGATAATCCTTTCGCCATCGTTACCGCTGCACATATCCAGACACAGCGAACCCGTAAAGATGATACCGCTCGTTACCAGGCTAAACGTTTGTTGGTCAGGCTGTTGTATGAACGGCAATGGGAACGGCAAAAGGTCGTTGATCTGTTTAGGGTCATTGACTGGATGATGCGGCTACCCGAAGAATTAGCACAAGAACTATGGCAAGAAATTAATGACATCGAGGAGAGTACTAAAATGCAATATGTAACCAGTGTGGAAAGATTTGAGATTGCTAAGGTTAGGCAAGAAGGTTTACTGGAGGGTGTTACTCAAGGTGTGATTCAAGGTGTAATTCAAGGTGAATCTAAGTTGCTGAGAAAACAATTGGCACGCCGCTTTGGTGACCTACCTAATTGGGTATCTGATAAATTGAGTAGCGCCGGTGAACAAGATTTAGAACATTGGGGTGAAGCTGTGCTAACTGCACCTACCCTGGATGCTGTTTTTGGTAACGACACCACTCACTAAAGTTTACCCTTCCTGATCACTGTTGACTTAACTACCGCCTTCGCGACCTAAGCATAACCGAGTTTCACTACCTTAGCAACCGGTTCAAGTCAACAGTATTTTCACCAACTCCCCCTCCAGACCTAAGTAACAGAATCCCCTTGTGTTACTTACAATCATAAGTATTTGATTTATAGTCACTAAGTCGTTTCAACCACCTTTCTATGTAATATAATATGTACTTTCTAGCAAAAGGAGTACATAGAATGAACACTGTTGACGCGGTAACCAAAGCGGAAATTGATATGGTCCATGCCGCCCTGATGAATAAATACGGCCAACTCTATGCGGACATCTGGAAGGTGGGCGTTAACTTGTCATTGCGCATCGGCGATTTGTTACGCTTGAAGTATGCTGACCTGAACATCCCTGAGCGCACCTTGAGCCTGACTGAAGCCAAGACCAGTAAACCTAAAACCATTAGGTTGAACGCTGCCGCCATTGCCGTGATTACCCGTAGGCGGCAAGAATATCCAACGGATACCTGGTTGTTCCAAGTTAATTGCAACCGCGCTAAAGGTAAAGCGATTAGTCGGGTTTCTGTCAGTCGCGTGTTTAAAGAAACCGGTGACATGCTCGGCCTAACCATCAACACCCACTCGATGAGAAAATCACGGGGTATGGCGATGTACAGAGATGGCGTGAAAGTTGAAACGATTGCGCGAGTTCTGAACTACTCGAATACCAGTTCCACTCTGCGTTATCTTGGCATTACCAATCAAGATGTTTTGCAAACATACGACGATTACGAACTCTAATTATATTAGTTTGTCGGTAGCGCCATTTGGTAAAAAATACCAGCATCATTTTCAGGTGCTGGTATTTCCATCAATCAAATATCTGAACCAAAATTATTAAATAAATAGCTTTGGTTCACACACTTTATTTCAAGTATCTAAAGTTTTTCACTAACGGATGGCTTTCGCTCTCTATTACATGCCCCTCGAAGGCGATCTGCAATAAGTCCTCGAATGAGTTATCCGACCATTTAGGTTTGTCATTGCTTTTATAAATATCATACTGGTTATTACTATCTCTTACCATCCATTCACCGCTCTGTGCTATTTCGACAACCTCACTGAGGGATAATTCAGTATTAGCCGCATAGTCATACACCGGTACTACCAGCTCACTGCCATCTATGTAAATACCCCGATATAACACCGAACTGGTAAAGCCCAGTATCTTTTTCTTGGGTAGTGATTCTATTCCCTCATAACTATCAGGATTAAATATATGCATCCGTTTTGATAACCGGTCGTAGTACAGGTATATTCGTTCATTAGGATCAGTTTGGTCATCAGGGTGAATAGTAAAGGGTTTATTCTCACCGGGGGCTCCTACATATATTATCTTGCTGCAATTCATATAAGCAGGGATTGTCATTTTACTGATAGATTTGTTTGTTGTCATTGTTTGTTACCTTGTCAATTAGCTAAATTGGGTTATCTTTCTATGGCTTTTTTAGGATCAGCCATATACTCAATAATACCATCTCTCTATTTAACTAGACTGGAGAAAGC includes these proteins:
- a CDS encoding cytosolic protein, which encodes MTERDEKLELKAESITVEGTETPTHVTDEYDSPWKEAIEHFFPDFMAFYFPDACAQIDWPKEYAFLDNELRAVVQDAELGKRFVDKLVRVTLCTGGEKWVYIHIEVQGSQQAEFAERIFVYNYRLFDRYHRPIASMAVLADVHVNWKPDYFSYNVLGCETSIHFPIAKLTDYHDQLEALQVSDNPFAIVTAAHIQTQRTRKDDTARYQAKRLLVRLLYERQWERQKVVDLFRVIDWMMRLPEELAQELWQEINDIEESTKMQYVTSVERFEIAKVRQEGLLEGVTQGVIQGVIQGESKLLRKQLARRFGDLPNWVSDKLSSAGEQDLEHWGEAVLTAPTLDAVFGNDTTH
- a CDS encoding tyrosine-type recombinase/integrase, encoding MNTVDAVTKAEIDMVHAALMNKYGQLYADIWKVGVNLSLRIGDLLRLKYADLNIPERTLSLTEAKTSKPKTIRLNAAAIAVITRRRQEYPTDTWLFQVNCNRAKGKAISRVSVSRVFKETGDMLGLTINTHSMRKSRGMAMYRDGVKVETIARVLNYSNTSSTLRYLGITNQDVLQTYDDYEL